A window of the Tiliqua scincoides isolate rTilSci1 chromosome 5, rTilSci1.hap2, whole genome shotgun sequence genome harbors these coding sequences:
- the LOC136651665 gene encoding histone H1.3-like, with product MVDCGPVVTELLTQAVSASKERRGVSLVALKKSLAASGYDVEKNNSRIKLGLRSLVSKGTLVQTKGTGASGSFRLGKQSEAGAKGKKPAAAAKKGKKVETKTAIKATSAARGAKKAAKSPKKVKITKTKKITKSPAKALKPKAKAKPKATNAKVVSRKK from the coding sequence ATGGTTGACTGCGGACCTGTCGTGACGGAGCTGCTGACTCAGGCGGTATCCGCCTCCAAGGAGCGCAGAGGTGTCTCGTTGGTGGCGCTGAAAAAGTCCCTGGCCGCCTCCGGCTACGATGTGGAGAAGAACAATAGTCGTATCAAGCTGGGCCTGAGGAGCCTCGTGTCCAAGGGCACCCTGGTGCAGACCAAGGGCACGGGCGCCTCCGGCTCCTTCCGGCTCGGCAAGCAGTCCGAGGCCGGGGCCAAGGGCAAGAAGCCCGCAGCAGCCGCTAAGAAGGGCAAGAAGGTGGAGACCAAGACGGCAATCAAAGCAACCTCGGCCGCAAGAGGGGCTAAGAAGGCCGCTAAGAGCCCCAAGAAGGTCAAGATCACCAAGACCAAGAAGATCACCAAGAGCCCAGCCAAAGCGCTGAAGCCCAAGGCGAAGGCCAAGCCCAAGGCCACCAACGCGAAGGTGGTCAGCAGGAAGAAGTGA